The following nucleotide sequence is from Chloracidobacterium validum.
CAAGAAAGTAGCTCTCTGGGAAGAGCTTCAAAACACAGATGGCCTCATCGTAGGCGCACACAATCGTACGGATGTTGCCGAGCAGATCACGCAAACCAAACCTCCGATAATTACCAACCGTGATTCCGTGATAAGCCGCCAGCAAGGGAAGCGTCTCGAAGTCATCAGAGGTGTGGCGGAAAACAATTTCCCCATCATCGGCCAGAAAGGCCCATCCGCAGGCGCCATCAACTCGGTCGAATACACCGCGCATAAGGGTCTCGAAAGACATAGGTGGTCGAGAGGATTCGTTCGTTCTCAAGTTATTTTGCAGTCGCAAGCTATTCATGCCGCCGTGCTTCGTCAAATGGACTCGCGCGAATTATTCGTTTTGGCTGCATTTTCCGGTGCTTCTGTCTTTCAGCATACCGAATGAGCCACTTGCGGATGTTCACGATAGTCGAACAAGGCAACTTCACGGCCGGCGTCTGGGAGCCATTCGGAAGTTTTTTCAATAAAACTATTGAAAAAACTTTCAATCTTGCACTAGCCTCACAATGTCGGCAGTATCCGGCGGTCAAAGGGCGAACGCCTGACAATCCAGCTTGCCGGGGCATTGTAAGTTCTGGCAATCAACTTCTCTGATGAGGTAACAAACGATGGCATCGGTTGATGATAAGTATCCAGACAACGCACCTGGGATGTTCTACGTTGACACCCAGTGCATTGACTGCGACGTGTGCCGTGATACGGCACCCAGCAACTTCACGCGCAATGACGACGGCGGCTACTCCTACGTTTTCAAGCAACCTGAAACGGACGAAGAAATGGAGCAGTGCCAGGAAGCGATGGATGCTTGCCCCGTGGAAGCGATTGGCAACGACGGCGGCGAATAGTCCGGCGCACATCAGTTTTTCAACACATCGGTTTTTCAAAAGGCCATTGCCCAAGTTTGGGTAGTGGCCTTTGTTTTTTGACTGATCTGGAGAACCCATTGGCCATGATGTCCCAACCACGGTCACTCGAACCCGACCTTGAATCCACCAAGACACGCTTGGAAAGCCTTGATAAAGCTCATCTCTGGCATCCGTTCACCCAAATGCAAGGCTGGCAAAGGTCGCAGCCGCTCATTATTGAGCGCGCCGAAGGGTGTTACTTGTATGACCTTGAAGGCCGTCGCTACCTGGATGGCGTCTCCAGCCTATGGGTGACGACCCACGGCCACCGGACGCCCGAACTCGATGCGGCTATTCGCCACCAGCTTGATAGAGTCGCACATACGACACTTCTAGGGCTTACCCATGCGCCGGCCATTGAACTTGCCGCCAAGCTTGTGCAGCTTGCGCCACCGGGGCTAACCAGGGTTTTCTACTCCGATGCTGGTTCAACCGCTGTTGAAGTCGCGCTCAAGATCGCCTTTCAGTACTGGCGGCAGCGCCCTGACCCGCGCCCACGGAAAACAAAGTTTGTTCATCTGCGCGAGTCCTACCATGGCGATACGGTCGGCGCTGTCTCGGTAGGCGGCATCGAACTATTCCATGAGATTTACCGGCCTCTTTTGTTCGAGGCGCTGACTGCCCCGGAACCCCATTGCTACCGCTGCCCACTGAAACTTGAACGCCCAACCTGTGGTATGGCCTGCGCTGAGGAGCTTGGACGGGTGTTGGCCGACCAAGCGGATGACATTGCCGCGGTCATCATCGAGCCAATCATGATGGGTGCGGCCGGTATGCTAGCTCAACCTGAAGGCTACGTCCGGCGCGTCCGTGAACTGTGTACACAGCATGATGTTTTGCTCATCTGCGACGAGGTGGCCACCGGGTTTGGTCGAACGGGCTGGATGTTTGCCTGTGAGGCGGAGGGTATTGCTCCCGACTTGCTCTGCATTGCCAAAGGCCTCACGGGTGGTTATCTACCACTTGCCGCGACACTGGCGACAGAAACCATCTACGCGGCATTTCTAGGCGAAGCGGGCGACTTCAAAACCTTCTTCCACGGACACACCTACACCGGCAACCCACTTGCCTGCGCGGCAGCGTTGGCGAATCTGGCGCTTTTCGAGCAAAACAACACACTCCAACACGTTCGCGCCATCGCCAACTACCTTGCCGAGCAGATGGACAGACTTCGTCCGTTGCGGCTTGTTGGAGATATTCGGCAGCGCGGACTCATGGTGGGCATCGAACTCGTAGCCGACCGCGCCACGCGAACACCCTTTCCGCCAGAGCAGCTCGTTGGTTATCACGTCACCAACCGCTGCCGTGATTACGGCGTCCTGCTGCGACCACTCGGCAACGTCATCGTCCTGATGCCGCCACTGGCGGTTTCGACCGCGCAAATTGATGAACTGATTGATGCGCTTCAAACCGTCCTGACCGAAATCGAACCGGAACTGCTGACGTGAGGCCGCAATGGCTTATGACAACCTGTGCAAATACCTGGCGGAAACCTACCCAGGGGCATTTGTCCGCTGGCTTGCCAGGCATTATCCAGAAATTCCCGGCGAAGCAGACACCGGCACGGTAGAAGTACTCAAAACCGAGTTGCCTATCGAACCGATTCGCGCGGATTTCGTCACCTTCATCCGGGCAGCCGACACGCTGCTCCACATCGAGTTTCACCTTGATCCAACCTCTGATCCCCCACTACCGTTTCGGATGCTCGACTACTGGGTACGTTTATTTCGACGCTACCGCTCGCCAGCGCGTCAAGTTGTCGTGTTGCTCAAGCCAAGCCCAGCCGCGCAGCTTATGCCGGATGTCTTTTCCGCCGGCGCGACCCGCCACGGGTTTCACGTCTTGCGACTCTGGGAAAAACCGGCTGAAGAACTCTTAGCCGATGACGCTTTGCTTCCACTGGCCGTTTTGGGAAAAGCTGACTCCGGCGAGGTCTTGCTTCAGCAGGCGGCAGCGCGTGTCGAGCAACTGACAGACCCCGATAAACGCGCTAATGTATCAGCCTGCGTGCAGGTGCTTGCCGGGTTGCGCTTTGAGCGAACCCTAATCCGAACCTTATTCAGAGAAGAAGCCATGCGAGAGTCTGTAATCTATCAAGAAATCATCGAGCGTGGTCTGACACAAGGCATCGAACGCGGGGTTGAACAGGGTAGCCGCCTCGAAGCTGTGCGGCTGGCCCGAACACTCCTCGAACGTCGCTTCGGCGCGCTTCCAGAAGGCATGGCTGCTCAGATTGACCAACTTTCGAGGGAGCAGGCCGAAACCTTGGCGCTTGAAACCATCGCCTTCGACACCCTGGACGCGGCGCAAACGTGGTTGACGGCGGCGCAAACCGAACCACGAGAGCCGCGGACCTAAGCATCCGGCAGACGTTCAGCCAAGCGCCGCGCGGGCTGCTATATCAGCAAAGGCCTTCCGGGCC
It contains:
- a CDS encoding DUF4351 domain-containing protein; amino-acid sequence: MAYDNLCKYLAETYPGAFVRWLARHYPEIPGEADTGTVEVLKTELPIEPIRADFVTFIRAADTLLHIEFHLDPTSDPPLPFRMLDYWVRLFRRYRSPARQVVVLLKPSPAAQLMPDVFSAGATRHGFHVLRLWEKPAEELLADDALLPLAVLGKADSGEVLLQQAAARVEQLTDPDKRANVSACVQVLAGLRFERTLIRTLFREEAMRESVIYQEIIERGLTQGIERGVEQGSRLEAVRLARTLLERRFGALPEGMAAQIDQLSREQAETLALETIAFDTLDAAQTWLTAAQTEPREPRT
- the bioA gene encoding adenosylmethionine--8-amino-7-oxononanoate transaminase, which gives rise to MMSQPRSLEPDLESTKTRLESLDKAHLWHPFTQMQGWQRSQPLIIERAEGCYLYDLEGRRYLDGVSSLWVTTHGHRTPELDAAIRHQLDRVAHTTLLGLTHAPAIELAAKLVQLAPPGLTRVFYSDAGSTAVEVALKIAFQYWRQRPDPRPRKTKFVHLRESYHGDTVGAVSVGGIELFHEIYRPLLFEALTAPEPHCYRCPLKLERPTCGMACAEELGRVLADQADDIAAVIIEPIMMGAAGMLAQPEGYVRRVRELCTQHDVLLICDEVATGFGRTGWMFACEAEGIAPDLLCIAKGLTGGYLPLAATLATETIYAAFLGEAGDFKTFFHGHTYTGNPLACAAALANLALFEQNNTLQHVRAIANYLAEQMDRLRPLRLVGDIRQRGLMVGIELVADRATRTPFPPEQLVGYHVTNRCRDYGVLLRPLGNVIVLMPPLAVSTAQIDELIDALQTVLTEIEPELLT
- a CDS encoding ferredoxin gives rise to the protein MASVDDKYPDNAPGMFYVDTQCIDCDVCRDTAPSNFTRNDDGGYSYVFKQPETDEEMEQCQEAMDACPVEAIGNDGGE